The Acinetobacter calcoaceticus sequence GTGAACCTGTAAAACCAGCTGCTTGAATCAATGGATGCTCCACCAAGTTTGCACCAACACGAGATCCAAAAATCATGTTGAATGTACCCTTAGGCATGCCGCAAACTTCAATTGCTTTTTCAATCGCTTCTGCCACAAGCTCGGCAGTCGCCATATGGCCAGAGTGTGCTTTAAACACAACCGGGCAACCTGCTGCTAAAGCCGCTACCGTATCGCCACCCGCTGTTGAAAATGCAAGCGGGAAATTACTTGCGCCAAATACAGCAACCGGACCTACTCCAACTTTGTACTGGCGAAGGTCAACACGCGGTAAAGGTTTACGTTCTGGCAACGCAACATCTATGCGGGCGCCATAAAAATCACCACGTCGTAAAAGTTCAGCAAACAATCTTAATTGACCAGTAACACGACCTGTTTCACCTTGGAGTCGAGCAAGTGGCAAGCCAGTTTCTAAAGATGCAACTTCTTGTAAGTTCGTGCCTAATACTTCAATTTGACGAGCAATTTCTTCTAAAAAAGAAGCACGTTGCTCTTGAGATGTTTGGCTATAGACTAAAAAAGCATTATGCGCAGCTTGAGCAGCTTGATCCACTTCTTCAAGCGTGGCTTGGCTAAATACATAGCCCGTTGGTTGATAGTCTTTTGCATTAATACTTTCTATGCTCGGTGCATTTGCAGCAATACGTTGACCATTAATAAACTGCTGACCATTATTTTTACTCATGTTTCGTCTCCAATACCTGAACACATAAAATTATTGCGGACCTAATGTTGCGATTAGGGCAGCTAAATCGTCATAGTCTGCTTGAGTTAAATCACTCAATGGTGGACGTACAGGACCTGCATCATGCCCAACAATTTTTGCACCTGCTTTAATCATGCTTACCGCATACCCTGATTTACGGTCGCGAATTTTAATAAGCGGCAAGAAGAAATCTTTAATTAAACGATTCGTCGTTACAAAGTCATCGCTACGAAGTGCGTTATAAAATTCCATGGCAGTCTTTGGAATAAAGTTAAATACAGCCGATGAATAAACTGGACAACCCAAAGCTTTATAAGGCGCTGCAAAAACCTCTGCTGTCGGCAGGCCACCTAAATATGACAAACGATCACCAATGGTTTGCGTTACCGCAGTCATCATGTCGATTTGACCAGAACTATCCTTAAAGCCAATTAAGTTTGGGCACATCTCAGTTAATTTCTGAATTGAATCCAGATTTAATCTTGATACGCTACGGTTATAAAAAATTACGCCAAAGTCTACTGAGTTACATACTTGCTTAACGTGTTCGATCAAACCTTCTTGGCTTGCTTCAGTTAAGTAATGTGGCATTAATAGAATGCCATGTGCACCTAAGCGTTCTGCTTCTTTCGCTTGTGCAATCGCTTGTCGTGTCGGACCACCTGCTCCAGCAATAATCGGTACGCTGCCTTTACAAGTATCAACTGCTGTTTTAATCACGTCAGAATATTCATTTCCAGTTAACGAGAAAAACTCACCCGTACCACCCGCAGCAAATAAAGCACTTGCCCCATAAGGTGCTAACCACTCAAGACGTTTTGCATAAGAAGATTTATTGAAGTCCCCATTTTGGTCAAAGTCAGTCACCGGAAAAGAAAGAAGGCCATCAGAAACAATGTTTTTTAACTCAAGAGCATCCATTAGCAAATATCCATACCTATTTGTGTTGTCAGACATCTTACATCATAAATTTTATTTTAATCAATATATTTTCTCGATGAAAACTGAAAATTTTTAAAGAGATAAAACTTTTCTATAAAAACTAAATTAAATTAGACCTAAAGCTTTGTTTTATATTTAAAAGTTAAAAATTATCTAAAATTTATGCACCCGCATAAAAAAGCTGCCCATAAGAGCAGCCATAAAATAAAAACAAGTTTTATTTAAATCTAACGAACCAAACACGGTTTTTTATTATTAAACGACCAGTTTGGAATTAAAAATTGCATCGCATCGGCATCATTACGTGCACCTAAACCTTTAAGTTTATATAACTCATGTGCCTGATTAATGCGATCCCAATCAAGTTCAACCCCAAGCCCTGGTACAGTAGGTACTTGAATTTTACCATCTTTAATTTCAAGCGGTGCTTTAGTCAGCTGATCTGTACCTTCTTGCCAAATCCAGTGTGTATCAATTGCGGTGACTTTGCCTACCGCTGCTGCTGCAACGTGTGTAAACATGGCGAGTGAAATATCAAAGTGATTATTTGAATGAGAGCCCCACGTTAAGTTGTACATATTACAGAGCTGTGAAACTCGAACCGAACCTTCCAATGTCCAAAAATGTGGATCAGCCAAAGGAATATCAACCGCTTGCAACTGAATGCTATGCGACATTTCGCGCCAGTCTGTAGCAATCATATTGGTAGCGGTGGGCAAACCTGTAGCGCGTTTAAATTCAGCCATAATTTCACGGCTTGAATAACCTTGTTCTGCGCCACACGGATCTTCTGCATAAGCTAATACACCTTTAAGATGTTTACCTAAAGCAATAGCTTCATCTAAAAACCATGCCCCATTTGGATCAAGCGTCACACGGGCATCTGGAAAACGGCGTGCAATTGCAGTGACGGCTTCAGCTTCTTGTTCGCCGCTCAACACCCCACCTTTGAGCTTAAAGTCTTTAAAGCCATATCGGTCATAAGATGCTTCAGCTAAACGCTGTACAGCATCGGGTGTTAATGCTTTTTCGTGACGAACTTTGTACCAGTCATGGCTATGCTGAGGTGTTGTCGCATAGTCCAAAGAAGTCTGTTTTTGGTCGCCAATAAAGAATAAATACCCTAAAACCTCAACTTCACTACGTTGCTGCCCTTCACCCAGTAAACTTGCAACATTCACATTTAAATGCTTACCGAGCAGATCAAGTAATGCTGACTCATAGGCAGTCACTACATGAATTGTGGTACGTAAATCAAAGGTTTGGTTCCCTCGTCCACCACTATCGCGATCAGCAAAAGTCTGCTGGATTTTTTTGAGTAAATTCTTATATTCCCCAATAGGTTGCCCTTCCACCAACGCTTTTGCATCATTTAACGTGGCTAGAATTTTTTCTCCACCCGGAATTTCTCCAACACCAATATTTCCAGAGTTATCTTCGATAATAAGTATGTTACGAGTGAAATAAGGTCCATGAGCACCACTCAAATTGAGCAGCATGCTGTCATGTCCAGCAACAGGAATTGCTCGAATTGATTTAACGATAGGTGTAGAGGTCGCCATTAAAATACTCCTTGGCATACTGATATATTTTTCACAAATAAAACTTATAAGACATCATATGACTTGTCAATATAAACTCGCATAAAAATTATTTTTCGGGGCTACTTGCCAAAATAATATTTTTAATCATATGATGTCATACATCTAAAGACGCGGTTTTAGAACTAGGACTATAGAGTAGATACAAAATTCCGTTTTCTCATCTATTCTATCGATGAATTTGACATGACGTCACCTATTTCACGGATATGCAAATAGGTCGATTATTAAAAGAGTTTGTATATGGATAATTTGCAAACAAATATCGCTGTAGTGACTCAGCAAAGAGCTAAACATACGAAAACTCGCTATTACATTTTAGCGATGATTTTTTTGGTGACGGCCTTTAATTACGGTGATCGTGCAACCCTTTCAATGGCTGCAACACCAATGTCTCATGAACTGGGCATCGACTCGGTTACCATGGGATATATCTTCTCGGCCTTTGCATGGGCCTATGTTATTGGTCAAATTCCAGGTGGTTGGTTACTCGATAAGTTCGGTGCTCGCCGTGTATATTTCTGGAGCTTGTTTTTGTGGTCTTTATTCACAGTCTTAATTGGCTTTACCAATATTTTGGGTGATACAGCAACCATCATTACATCTCTATTTATTTTAAGATTTTTAGTTGGATTATCTGAATCACCAGCTTTCCCGGGTAATAGTAAAATTGCTGCTGCATGGTTTCCTACCAAAGAACGTGGAACGGCTGCTGCCATTTTCAACTCATCTTCTTATTTTTCCACTGTACTTTTCGCCCCCCTCATGGGTTGGCTTGTTGCAACCGTACATTGGCAATCTATTTTCTGGGTCATGGGTGGTTTAGGAATTCTACTTTCCTTTATCTGGCTAAAAGTTATTTATAGCCCGACTACCCATCCAACGGTTAACCCAGAAGAAGTGAAATATATTGCTTCAGAAGGTGCATTACTCGACATGGGTGAAAACAGCCAAAATACTAAAAGAGAAAAAATCACATGGAGTAAGGTCAAGCAATTACTTTCTTCA is a genomic window containing:
- the kdgD gene encoding 5-dehydro-4-deoxyglucarate dehydratase → MDALELKNIVSDGLLSFPVTDFDQNGDFNKSSYAKRLEWLAPYGASALFAAGGTGEFFSLTGNEYSDVIKTAVDTCKGSVPIIAGAGGPTRQAIAQAKEAERLGAHGILLMPHYLTEASQEGLIEHVKQVCNSVDFGVIFYNRSVSRLNLDSIQKLTEMCPNLIGFKDSSGQIDMMTAVTQTIGDRLSYLGGLPTAEVFAAPYKALGCPVYSSAVFNFIPKTAMEFYNALRSDDFVTTNRLIKDFFLPLIKIRDRKSGYAVSMIKAGAKIVGHDAGPVRPPLSDLTQADYDDLAALIATLGPQ
- the gudD gene encoding glucarate dehydratase translates to MATSTPIVKSIRAIPVAGHDSMLLNLSGAHGPYFTRNILIIEDNSGNIGVGEIPGGEKILATLNDAKALVEGQPIGEYKNLLKKIQQTFADRDSGGRGNQTFDLRTTIHVVTAYESALLDLLGKHLNVNVASLLGEGQQRSEVEVLGYLFFIGDQKQTSLDYATTPQHSHDWYKVRHEKALTPDAVQRLAEASYDRYGFKDFKLKGGVLSGEQEAEAVTAIARRFPDARVTLDPNGAWFLDEAIALGKHLKGVLAYAEDPCGAEQGYSSREIMAEFKRATGLPTATNMIATDWREMSHSIQLQAVDIPLADPHFWTLEGSVRVSQLCNMYNLTWGSHSNNHFDISLAMFTHVAAAAVGKVTAIDTHWIWQEGTDQLTKAPLEIKDGKIQVPTVPGLGVELDWDRINQAHELYKLKGLGARNDADAMQFLIPNWSFNNKKPCLVR
- a CDS encoding MFS transporter; translated protein: MDNLQTNIAVVTQQRAKHTKTRYYILAMIFLVTAFNYGDRATLSMAATPMSHELGIDSVTMGYIFSAFAWAYVIGQIPGGWLLDKFGARRVYFWSLFLWSLFTVLIGFTNILGDTATIITSLFILRFLVGLSESPAFPGNSKIAAAWFPTKERGTAAAIFNSSSYFSTVLFAPLMGWLVATVHWQSIFWVMGGLGILLSFIWLKVIYSPTTHPTVNPEEVKYIASEGALLDMGENSQNTKREKITWSKVKQLLSSRMMLGIFIGQYCVNTLTYFFLTWFPVYLVKERHLSILEAGFAAVAPALCGFVGGILGGLISDKLIRMNYSLSFSRKLPIVVGFLVSTSIIMCNYVDSQAAIVFFMSLSFFGKGVGSLGWAVMSDVAPKEMVGLSGGMMNAFGNTAGIVTPIVIGYVLASTGSFNLALTYVGVHAIAAVICYTVIVGKIQRFELKPTS